The Staphylococcus carnosus genome has a segment encoding these proteins:
- the tadA gene encoding tRNA adenosine(34) deaminase TadA, whose translation MATDENYMKLALEEAKKAERIGEVPIGAIVVKEGEVIARAHNLRETVQQPTAHAEHIAIEKAAEAVGSWRLEDCTLYVTLEPCVMCSGAIVMSRIPRVVYGASDPKGGCSGSLMDLLQEPRFNHRAEVVSGVLENECGAILKSFFKQLREKKKAAKNSD comes from the coding sequence TTGGCTACAGATGAAAATTATATGAAACTTGCATTAGAAGAAGCAAAAAAAGCAGAGCGTATAGGCGAAGTGCCGATTGGTGCAATTGTAGTAAAAGAGGGAGAAGTCATTGCGCGTGCGCATAATTTGCGAGAAACGGTACAACAGCCCACCGCACACGCGGAACATATAGCAATTGAAAAAGCTGCTGAAGCAGTAGGAAGTTGGAGACTTGAAGACTGTACGCTATATGTAACATTAGAGCCTTGTGTGATGTGTTCAGGTGCTATCGTCATGAGCCGAATTCCCCGTGTAGTATATGGCGCTTCTGATCCAAAAGGGGGATGCAGCGGAAGTTTGATGGATTTACTCCAAGAACCACGGTTCAACCATCGTGCTGAAGTAGTCAGCGGAGTATTAGAAAATGAGTGCGGAGCGATACTGAAATCCTTCTTTAAACAATTAAGAGAGAAAAAGAAGGCAGCAAAAAATAGTGATTAA
- a CDS encoding deoxynucleoside kinase — MNQPYIAIEGPIGVGKSTLAHYLSETLQYHEAQEIVDENPFLSDFYEDISTWSFQTEMFFLCNRYKQVQDLEQQSSGIVSDYHIFKNKIFARQTLTDTEFDKFSRIYNILTEDLMMPNVVIFLDADLEVLKQRIAKRNRSFEHQIEDDYLLNLKQAYWEFYQSLKAQGKKAKWIDTTELDFVNHPDDYAQILNIVQTMIGGTKHE, encoded by the coding sequence ATGAATCAACCTTATATTGCCATAGAAGGTCCTATAGGAGTAGGAAAATCTACTTTGGCCCACTATTTAAGTGAAACACTGCAATATCATGAAGCACAAGAAATTGTGGACGAGAATCCTTTCCTTTCTGATTTTTACGAAGACATCTCAACTTGGAGTTTCCAAACTGAAATGTTCTTTTTATGCAATCGGTATAAACAGGTTCAAGACCTCGAACAACAATCTTCTGGCATTGTCAGTGATTATCATATCTTTAAAAATAAAATCTTTGCTCGTCAAACTTTGACAGATACAGAATTCGATAAATTCAGCCGCATCTATAACATATTAACTGAAGATTTGATGATGCCGAATGTTGTGATTTTCTTAGATGCTGATTTAGAAGTTCTAAAACAGCGTATTGCTAAACGAAATCGCAGCTTTGAACATCAAATCGAAGATGATTATTTATTGAATTTAAAACAGGCGTATTGGGAATTTTATCAATCCTTAAAAGCTCAAGGTAAAAAAGCCAAATGGATTGATACAACAGAACTTGATTTCGTCAATCACCCTGATGATTACGCACAGATATTAAACATTGTTCAAACAATGATAGGAGGCACAAAACATGAATAA
- a CDS encoding HAD-IIB family hydrolase produces the protein MKHHLILFDFDETYYKHATTKEDIPDLRKLEETLEQAVKNDNVITAFLSGSIFPNIMKKMEKAEMKFKPQYIFSDLCSQMYQLDDSGEYHEYKDYEEAVSETPFTKEKVDEIIHNFEKKYDVTLYPQREYREKETLYEFYFYSQGSQNEDIKMLEDLQKEAASFDYAVHFNKTNPLAGDPENAYDVNFTPKNAGKLFAVKYLLDLFDVPATEVLGFGDSGNDETYLSYIGHPFVMSNSTDDEMKEQFPNTKYDYYKGLDDEVKKYLKKIKND, from the coding sequence ATGAAACATCATTTGATATTATTTGATTTTGATGAAACCTATTATAAGCATGCAACGACTAAAGAAGATATTCCTGACTTACGTAAATTAGAAGAGACATTAGAGCAAGCTGTGAAAAATGATAATGTGATTACGGCGTTTTTATCTGGCAGCATTTTTCCTAACATCATGAAGAAAATGGAAAAAGCTGAAATGAAGTTTAAGCCACAATATATCTTTTCGGATTTATGCTCTCAAATGTATCAATTAGATGATAGCGGTGAGTATCATGAATATAAAGATTATGAAGAAGCGGTTTCTGAAACACCTTTTACGAAAGAAAAAGTAGATGAAATTATTCATAACTTTGAAAAAAAGTATGATGTCACACTTTATCCTCAACGAGAGTATAGAGAGAAAGAAACGTTATATGAATTTTATTTTTATTCACAGGGCAGCCAAAATGAAGATATTAAAATGTTAGAAGATTTGCAGAAAGAAGCAGCTTCGTTTGATTATGCAGTTCATTTCAATAAGACAAATCCGTTAGCAGGAGATCCTGAAAATGCGTATGACGTTAACTTTACGCCCAAAAATGCAGGTAAGTTATTCGCAGTAAAATATCTACTAGATTTATTTGATGTACCAGCTACTGAAGTATTAGGGTTCGGTGATAGTGGTAACGATGAAACTTATTTAAGTTATATCGGTCATCCATTTGTGATGTCAAACAGTACAGATGATGAGATGAAGGAACAGTTTCCGAATACAAAGTATGATTATTACAAAGGTCTGGATGATGAAGTGAAGAAATATTTAAAGAAAATAAAGAATGATTAA
- a CDS encoding deoxynucleoside kinase — protein sequence MNNYGIPQDAVITIAGTVGVGKSSLTRALAKKLNFRTSFENVDHNPYLDKFYDDFERWSFHLQIYFLAERFKEQKRMFEYGGGFIQDRSIYEDVDIFAKMHEEQGTMSKEDFETYSQLFDAMVMTPYFPKPDVLVYLECDYDEVIDRIHQRGRQMEIDTDPEYWKKLFRRYDEWIYNFNACPVVRVNINEYDLHESLDTLDPVLDKIANIIKIHREVDPR from the coding sequence ATGAATAATTACGGTATCCCTCAAGATGCAGTGATTACAATTGCAGGTACCGTAGGCGTTGGAAAATCTAGTCTGACACGCGCCCTTGCAAAAAAATTAAACTTCCGCACTTCTTTTGAAAATGTGGACCATAACCCTTATTTAGATAAATTCTATGATGACTTCGAACGTTGGAGTTTTCATCTGCAAATATATTTCCTAGCGGAACGCTTTAAAGAACAAAAACGTATGTTTGAATACGGCGGAGGTTTCATCCAAGATCGTTCAATTTATGAAGACGTTGATATCTTTGCCAAAATGCATGAAGAACAAGGTACAATGTCTAAAGAAGATTTTGAAACGTATTCACAACTTTTTGATGCAATGGTTATGACACCTTACTTCCCTAAACCAGATGTTTTAGTTTATCTAGAATGTGATTATGATGAAGTTATTGATCGTATCCACCAACGCGGTCGTCAAATGGAAATTGATACAGACCCTGAATACTGGAAAAAATTATTCCGTCGTTACGACGAATGGATTTATAACTTCAATGCTTGCCCTGTAGTACGTGTTAATATTAATGAATATGACTTGCATGAAAGTTTAGATACACTTGATCCAGTATTAGATAAAATCGCCAATATTATTAAAATACACCGTGAGGTAGACCCAAGATAA
- a CDS encoding HAD family hydrolase — MALKWILFDKDGTLIDFDMSWMKVDIQMVDEFVEKYISQENVEHAYKTLGVDKEKDQVLPGTPMACGSLDEIIQNFNALAGEDVSEWTRQTSQYLIDHRIPEIKCIEGMTDALDALKHAGYQIGILTSDTKKGTEQFVEATDTEAFFDFIISTEANAAEKPNPEVLCPLFEHVSDLRAEEIAIVGDSPNDIQTAINSGLGLSIAVLTGVGQEHELQHADYIFQSAPEAVNLLVDKKNEK; from the coding sequence ATGGCATTGAAATGGATTTTATTTGATAAAGACGGTACTTTAATCGATTTTGATATGAGTTGGATGAAAGTCGACATTCAAATGGTCGATGAATTTGTGGAAAAGTATATCTCACAAGAAAACGTTGAGCATGCTTATAAAACTTTAGGGGTAGATAAAGAGAAAGACCAAGTGTTGCCTGGCACTCCCATGGCATGTGGTTCGTTAGATGAGATTATTCAGAATTTTAATGCTTTAGCAGGAGAAGATGTATCTGAGTGGACACGTCAAACCAGCCAATATTTAATAGATCATCGTATTCCGGAAATTAAGTGTATTGAAGGTATGACAGATGCACTGGATGCTCTAAAACATGCTGGTTATCAAATCGGTATACTCACAAGCGATACTAAAAAAGGTACAGAACAATTTGTTGAAGCGACAGATACAGAAGCATTTTTTGACTTTATTATTTCTACTGAAGCGAATGCTGCTGAAAAACCTAATCCAGAAGTTTTGTGCCCGTTATTTGAACACGTTTCAGACTTGCGTGCTGAAGAGATAGCGATTGTGGGTGATTCACCTAATGATATCCAAACAGCAATCAATTCTGGACTTGGGCTTTCTATTGCGGTACTAACTGGAGTAGGTCAAGAACATGAATTACAACATGCAGATTATATTTTTCAGTCAGCACCTGAGGCTGTAAATCTTTTAGTGGATAAGAAGAATGAAAAATAA
- a CDS encoding Cof-type HAD-IIB family hydrolase, with the protein MIKLIATDMDGTLLNAGHEVSEENIQAIKAAQDQGITVVIATGRAFYEASSPIEPTGLKVPYICLNGAEVRDESFDIMHTSSLNREMIEQITNILNSEDVYYQVYTNFGIYTEDPQKDLDIYIDIAEHAGQKADVEKIRNHIQHRIDQGTLKVVDNYDDITGRRGEIVMKILAYDADVEKIERVSKQLEQHSNLAISSSARGNIEITNAYAQKGIALEEIANQLGIDMKDVMAIGDNMNDVSMLERVGYPVAMENAIPEVKEYAKEITDTNEHSGVGKAINKMLIENQKHEG; encoded by the coding sequence ATGATTAAACTTATTGCAACTGATATGGATGGCACGTTATTAAACGCGGGTCATGAGGTCTCAGAAGAAAATATACAAGCAATTAAAGCAGCGCAAGACCAAGGTATTACGGTCGTTATTGCGACAGGCCGTGCGTTTTATGAAGCAAGTTCACCAATTGAGCCTACAGGCTTAAAAGTGCCATATATCTGCTTAAATGGTGCAGAGGTACGTGATGAATCATTTGATATTATGCATACTTCGAGTTTGAATCGTGAAATGATAGAACAAATCACAAATATCTTGAATAGCGAAGATGTATATTACCAAGTGTATACAAATTTTGGGATTTATACAGAAGATCCTCAAAAAGATTTGGATATTTATATCGATATTGCTGAGCATGCTGGTCAAAAAGCTGATGTTGAAAAAATCCGTAATCATATTCAACACCGCATCGATCAAGGTACTTTAAAAGTAGTAGATAATTATGATGACATTACTGGTCGTCGTGGAGAAATTGTAATGAAAATTTTGGCATATGATGCAGATGTTGAAAAAATAGAACGTGTCAGCAAACAGTTGGAACAACATTCAAATTTAGCAATTTCATCTTCAGCACGCGGCAATATTGAAATCACAAATGCATATGCTCAAAAAGGTATTGCGCTTGAAGAAATTGCTAATCAACTGGGCATTGATATGAAAGATGTAATGGCTATTGGCGACAATATGAACGATGTCTCAATGTTAGAGCGTGTAGGTTATCCGGTTGCTATGGAAAATGCTATTCCTGAAGTAAAGGAATATGCAAAAGAGATTACGGATACTAATGAACATAGCGGAGTCGGCAAAGCGATTAATAAAATGTTAATAGAAAACCAAAAACATGAAGGGTAA
- a CDS encoding YbaN family protein, translating into MKYVLMTLGLIFAGIGFVGIVVPLLPTTPFLLLAAICFSRSSKKFNRWLVNTKIHDEYVESFKRDKGFTLKKKFKLLTSLYILMGISIFIIDNLYIRITLLIMLFVQTVVLFTFVRTLPDNTKTKEQEE; encoded by the coding sequence ATGAAATATGTACTCATGACACTTGGTCTTATATTTGCAGGTATAGGATTTGTTGGAATTGTAGTACCTTTATTACCTACTACGCCATTTTTATTATTAGCTGCAATTTGTTTTTCAAGAAGTTCTAAAAAATTTAATCGTTGGTTAGTGAATACAAAAATTCACGATGAATATGTAGAAAGTTTTAAAAGAGACAAAGGCTTTACTTTAAAGAAAAAATTTAAGCTTTTAACAAGTTTATATATATTGATGGGTATCTCAATTTTTATCATAGATAACTTATATATCAGAATAACTTTGCTTATCATGCTTTTTGTTCAAACAGTAGTCTTATTTACTTTTGTTAGAACACTTCCAGATAATACCAAAACAAAGGAACAAGAAGAATGA